Proteins from one Sabethes cyaneus chromosome 2, idSabCyanKW18_F2, whole genome shotgun sequence genomic window:
- the LOC128738066 gene encoding zinc finger C4H2 domain-containing protein isoform X5, with product MQEKMSHVEELRQIHADINAMETVIKQAEENRIRSINMANRFHEEYVPLKSDVDTMRREYLGLERLPELHEEEGSIISPEYRFQNYYTGNKSITNPAATFARPPLSAHHPLPPDGPVTALPPTAPPGFLPPPPVAMRINKPPELPTNRLQPAPSTIGIGHPTFRSDFNVNLSLSRQQPPPMKSCLSCHQQIHRNAPICPLCKAKSRSRNPKKPKKKEH from the exons ATGCAGGAAAAGATGAGTCATGTAGaggaattaaggcaaattcatGCAGACATTAATGCG ATGGAAACTGTCATCAAACAGGCGGAAGAGAACAGAATTCGATCGATCAATATGGCGAATCGATTTCACGAGGAATATGTACCGCTGAAGTCGGACGTCGACACGATGCGCCGTGAATATCTTGGACTGGAGCGTCTTCCGGAACTACACGAGGAAGAGGGATCGATTATCTCCCCAGAGTA TCGTTTCCAGAACTACTACACAGGCAACAAATCGATAACGAATCCGGCAGCAACTTTTGCTCGGCCTCCACTTTCGGCACACCATCCTTTACCACCGGACGGACCGGTTACCGCACTTCCACCGACGGCTCCACCTGGTTTCCTGCCGCCACCGCCTGTGGCTATGCGCATCAATAAACCACCAGAGCTTCCCACCAATCGACTCCAACCGGCTCCCTCTACCATCGGAATAGGTCATCCCACGTTCAGGTCTGATTTCAATGTCAATCTGAG TCTTTCCAGACAACAACCGCCGCCGATGAAGTCGTGTCTTTCCTGCCACCAGCAGATCCATCGTAACGCTCCGATTTGTCCCCTGTGTAAGGCAAAGAGTCGATCGCGCAATCCGAAGAAGCCGAAAAAGAAGGAGCACTAA
- the LOC128738066 gene encoding zinc finger C4H2 domain-containing protein isoform X2 — protein MTAVDERTIYAKLEAMKDIRSKTLQLEKVKLKIIREVENGDAEEKCLAEYRRELELLMQEKMSHVEELRQIHADINAMETVIKQAEENRIRSINMANRFHEEYVPLKSDVDTMRREYLGLERLPELHEEEGSIISPDRFQNYYTGNKSITNPAATFARPPLSAHHPLPPDGPVTALPPTAPPGFLPPPPVAMRINKPPELPTNRLQPAPSTIGIGHPTFRSDFNVNLSLSRQQPPPMKSCLSCHQQIHRNAPICPLCKAKSRSRNPKKPKKKEH, from the exons ATGACAGCCGTAGACGAAAGAACTATTTATGCTAAACTGGAAGCTATGAAAGACATTCG TTCAAAAACCTTGCAGCTGGAAAAggtaaaacttaaaattattcGCGAAGTAGAAAACGGCGATGCGGAAGAGAAGTGTCTTGCCGAATATCGCCGCGAGCTTGAGCTCCTGATGCAGGAAAAGATGAGTCATGTAGaggaattaaggcaaattcatGCAGACATTAATGCG ATGGAAACTGTCATCAAACAGGCGGAAGAGAACAGAATTCGATCGATCAATATGGCGAATCGATTTCACGAGGAATATGTACCGCTGAAGTCGGACGTCGACACGATGCGCCGTGAATATCTTGGACTGGAGCGTCTTCCGGAACTACACGAGGAAGAGGGATCGATTATCTCCCCAGA TCGTTTCCAGAACTACTACACAGGCAACAAATCGATAACGAATCCGGCAGCAACTTTTGCTCGGCCTCCACTTTCGGCACACCATCCTTTACCACCGGACGGACCGGTTACCGCACTTCCACCGACGGCTCCACCTGGTTTCCTGCCGCCACCGCCTGTGGCTATGCGCATCAATAAACCACCAGAGCTTCCCACCAATCGACTCCAACCGGCTCCCTCTACCATCGGAATAGGTCATCCCACGTTCAGGTCTGATTTCAATGTCAATCTGAG TCTTTCCAGACAACAACCGCCGCCGATGAAGTCGTGTCTTTCCTGCCACCAGCAGATCCATCGTAACGCTCCGATTTGTCCCCTGTGTAAGGCAAAGAGTCGATCGCGCAATCCGAAGAAGCCGAAAAAGAAGGAGCACTAA
- the LOC128738066 gene encoding zinc finger C4H2 domain-containing protein isoform X3, which yields MTAVDERTIYAKLEAMKDIRSKTLQLEKVKLKIIREVENGDAEEKCLAEYRRELELLMQEKMSHVEELRQIHADINAMETVIKQAEENRIRSINMANRFHEEYVPLKSDVDTMRREYLGLERLPELHEEEGSIISPEYRFQNYYTGNKSITNPAATFARPPLSAHHPLPPDGPVTALPPTAPPGFLPPPPVAMRINKPPELPTNRLQPAPSTIGIGHPTFRSDFNVNLRQQPPPMKSCLSCHQQIHRNAPICPLCKAKSRSRNPKKPKKKEH from the exons ATGACAGCCGTAGACGAAAGAACTATTTATGCTAAACTGGAAGCTATGAAAGACATTCG TTCAAAAACCTTGCAGCTGGAAAAggtaaaacttaaaattattcGCGAAGTAGAAAACGGCGATGCGGAAGAGAAGTGTCTTGCCGAATATCGCCGCGAGCTTGAGCTCCTGATGCAGGAAAAGATGAGTCATGTAGaggaattaaggcaaattcatGCAGACATTAATGCG ATGGAAACTGTCATCAAACAGGCGGAAGAGAACAGAATTCGATCGATCAATATGGCGAATCGATTTCACGAGGAATATGTACCGCTGAAGTCGGACGTCGACACGATGCGCCGTGAATATCTTGGACTGGAGCGTCTTCCGGAACTACACGAGGAAGAGGGATCGATTATCTCCCCAGAGTA TCGTTTCCAGAACTACTACACAGGCAACAAATCGATAACGAATCCGGCAGCAACTTTTGCTCGGCCTCCACTTTCGGCACACCATCCTTTACCACCGGACGGACCGGTTACCGCACTTCCACCGACGGCTCCACCTGGTTTCCTGCCGCCACCGCCTGTGGCTATGCGCATCAATAAACCACCAGAGCTTCCCACCAATCGACTCCAACCGGCTCCCTCTACCATCGGAATAGGTCATCCCACGTTCAGGTCTGATTTCAATGTCAATCTGAG ACAACAACCGCCGCCGATGAAGTCGTGTCTTTCCTGCCACCAGCAGATCCATCGTAACGCTCCGATTTGTCCCCTGTGTAAGGCAAAGAGTCGATCGCGCAATCCGAAGAAGCCGAAAAAGAAGGAGCACTAA
- the LOC128738066 gene encoding zinc finger C4H2 domain-containing protein isoform X1 has product MTAVDERTIYAKLEAMKDIRSKTLQLEKVKLKIIREVENGDAEEKCLAEYRRELELLMQEKMSHVEELRQIHADINAMETVIKQAEENRIRSINMANRFHEEYVPLKSDVDTMRREYLGLERLPELHEEEGSIISPEYRFQNYYTGNKSITNPAATFARPPLSAHHPLPPDGPVTALPPTAPPGFLPPPPVAMRINKPPELPTNRLQPAPSTIGIGHPTFRSDFNVNLSLSRQQPPPMKSCLSCHQQIHRNAPICPLCKAKSRSRNPKKPKKKEH; this is encoded by the exons ATGACAGCCGTAGACGAAAGAACTATTTATGCTAAACTGGAAGCTATGAAAGACATTCG TTCAAAAACCTTGCAGCTGGAAAAggtaaaacttaaaattattcGCGAAGTAGAAAACGGCGATGCGGAAGAGAAGTGTCTTGCCGAATATCGCCGCGAGCTTGAGCTCCTGATGCAGGAAAAGATGAGTCATGTAGaggaattaaggcaaattcatGCAGACATTAATGCG ATGGAAACTGTCATCAAACAGGCGGAAGAGAACAGAATTCGATCGATCAATATGGCGAATCGATTTCACGAGGAATATGTACCGCTGAAGTCGGACGTCGACACGATGCGCCGTGAATATCTTGGACTGGAGCGTCTTCCGGAACTACACGAGGAAGAGGGATCGATTATCTCCCCAGAGTA TCGTTTCCAGAACTACTACACAGGCAACAAATCGATAACGAATCCGGCAGCAACTTTTGCTCGGCCTCCACTTTCGGCACACCATCCTTTACCACCGGACGGACCGGTTACCGCACTTCCACCGACGGCTCCACCTGGTTTCCTGCCGCCACCGCCTGTGGCTATGCGCATCAATAAACCACCAGAGCTTCCCACCAATCGACTCCAACCGGCTCCCTCTACCATCGGAATAGGTCATCCCACGTTCAGGTCTGATTTCAATGTCAATCTGAG TCTTTCCAGACAACAACCGCCGCCGATGAAGTCGTGTCTTTCCTGCCACCAGCAGATCCATCGTAACGCTCCGATTTGTCCCCTGTGTAAGGCAAAGAGTCGATCGCGCAATCCGAAGAAGCCGAAAAAGAAGGAGCACTAA
- the LOC128738066 gene encoding zinc finger C4H2 domain-containing protein isoform X4, producing the protein MTAVDERTIYAKLEAMKDIRSKTLQLEKVKLKIIREVENGDAEEKCLAEYRRELELLMQEKMSHVEELRQIHADINAMETVIKQAEENRIRSINMANRFHEEYVPLKSDVDTMRREYLGLERLPELHEEEGSIISPEYRFQNYYTGNKSITNPAATFARPPLSAHHPLPPDGPVTALPPTAPPGFLPPPPVAMRINKPPELPTNRLQPAPSTIGIGHPTFRQQPPPMKSCLSCHQQIHRNAPICPLCKAKSRSRNPKKPKKKEH; encoded by the exons ATGACAGCCGTAGACGAAAGAACTATTTATGCTAAACTGGAAGCTATGAAAGACATTCG TTCAAAAACCTTGCAGCTGGAAAAggtaaaacttaaaattattcGCGAAGTAGAAAACGGCGATGCGGAAGAGAAGTGTCTTGCCGAATATCGCCGCGAGCTTGAGCTCCTGATGCAGGAAAAGATGAGTCATGTAGaggaattaaggcaaattcatGCAGACATTAATGCG ATGGAAACTGTCATCAAACAGGCGGAAGAGAACAGAATTCGATCGATCAATATGGCGAATCGATTTCACGAGGAATATGTACCGCTGAAGTCGGACGTCGACACGATGCGCCGTGAATATCTTGGACTGGAGCGTCTTCCGGAACTACACGAGGAAGAGGGATCGATTATCTCCCCAGAGTA TCGTTTCCAGAACTACTACACAGGCAACAAATCGATAACGAATCCGGCAGCAACTTTTGCTCGGCCTCCACTTTCGGCACACCATCCTTTACCACCGGACGGACCGGTTACCGCACTTCCACCGACGGCTCCACCTGGTTTCCTGCCGCCACCGCCTGTGGCTATGCGCATCAATAAACCACCAGAGCTTCCCACCAATCGACTCCAACCGGCTCCCTCTACCATCGGAATAGGTCATCCCACGTTCAG ACAACAACCGCCGCCGATGAAGTCGTGTCTTTCCTGCCACCAGCAGATCCATCGTAACGCTCCGATTTGTCCCCTGTGTAAGGCAAAGAGTCGATCGCGCAATCCGAAGAAGCCGAAAAAGAAGGAGCACTAA